The genomic window ATTGCGCCAGGCATGCCAGAGGAAATCGGCATCGTAACAACCACCATTCATCCAACTCATCACACTTAAGGGCTCGGCGTAACGCTCCATCCATCGTTGGGCCTGGTTATTGCGAGATTTAATCTCTGGGTGTGCACTGAAAGTGCCTTGAACGATCGTCGCAAAAAACTCTTCGCGTAACTCCCCTTTGTAAAGGGTTAAATCGGCAGGAACCGTTTTCTTTAAGGCCTCGATAAACTCGGGCATGGTGCTGTGTTTGAATTGTACCGTGTCCCCAAGGTGTTTATTCACCTCGTCAATCATGCGCGGCAACCAATGCTTGGCAAAAATATGGTCACACCCGTCCATCCCCATCATCTCGGAGCCGCTGGCGAATTTCCCAAGCACGGAATGGACTTTCTTTGCATATTCGAGGGCTTGAACGGGATCGTCTTGGAAATTATAGGCACTATTATACCAGCCGGCCATAATGTGGGTGAGGACACGGGTGCCATCAGCCCCTTCCCAGATGAATTCACTTTTCCCGTTCACACTGTCAGGAGTGATTCCACGGCCAAGGACAGCATTGTCTAGGCCGAACCCGGCCAAAAGCTGGGGCACTTGGGAGTTATGCCCGAAATTATCCGCGACATAACCAACCGGCATGGGTTTACCCCCAAAGGCTACGCAAATAGCACGGCCCAAGAGCAAATTGCGGATGATCGCTTCACCTGATACGAGCCATTGATCATTCAAAAGGTAAAAAGGTCCGACAAGGATACGCCCGGCCTGGATCAGCTTTTCGAGGCGTTCACGATTCTGCGGGCGGATAGCCAGATAATCTTCTAAGACAACTGTCTGGGCATCGAGGTGGAAAGCTCGGAAAGCGGGATCATTTTCGAGGATATCCATCGCCCGGTCGATATTATCAACGAGCATCATGCGATATGATTGGAAAGGCAAATACCATTCCCTGTCCCAGTGAGTGTGTGAAATAATGTGTATTGTCTGTTTCATAACGAGTCCATTTCTGAAGGTACCATCAAGAATTACGAAGTTTTTTGAAGAGTTTATTCATTTCATCAAGAGAATAATCGTCCCAATCCTGATTTTGTTCTTTCAAATGGTTTTCAAGGATACGGAAACGTTCATCGAATTTCCGGATAGTCGCAGCGAGGAGATCATCGGCGGAATAACCTTTGAGGCGGATCATATTCACCAAAGTAAAGAGCACATCCCCGAGTTCATCCTTGACCGCGGCTTCATCACTGGAGCCTATGACCTCTTCGAGTTCCTTGGCTTCCTCTTCAAATTTTGCCAAGGCGGCTTCCGGGGTTTTCCAAGTGAATCCGACTTTTCCGGCTTTCTTCAGGATTTTTTCCGCCTTCAGGAGAGTGGGTAATTCACGGGGAATCCCGTCCAAAGCCGAGGATCTCTGGGCGGCCCCCTCCTTGCCTGAATACTCCACGGCTTTAATCGCATCCCATTGTTTGAGAACAGCTTCTGAGTTATCAATCCGCACTTCCCCAAAGACATGCGGATGGCGACGGACGAGTTTATCCCCGATTTCCTTGGCGACAGCCTCAAAGTCAAAGCGGCCTTCCTCCTTCGCGATTTGCGCGTGGAAAACGACCTGAAGGAGCAAATCGCCCAATTCCTCCCGAAGCATGTCATCATCACCCATATCGATGGCTTCCGCTAATTCATAACATTCCTCAATCAAATCTTTCTTGATTGTCTGATGGTTTTGTTCCCTGTCCCAAGGACAACCCTCAGGGGCACGGAGCTTGTCCATAATCTCTAGAAGGCGGTCAATGGGGCGTTTTTCCTCGTTCATCAAGAGGTGATACTGCGAGAAAGAGGACGGGATTCAATAATTTTTTTCATAGAAAATATTTTTTACACTTTACCGCGTGTCAAATATCGTATTAATTAGTTGAACTATATGAGCCAGACGACGTTGGACATCAATTCATGCAATGCCGAAGACTTAAGTAAATTTACTGGACTCTCCGACGATATCTCGAAAAATGTTGTTGAGTTTAGAAATTCAAAAGGAGCCTTCTACCACATAAGCGAAATCTTGGAAGTTCCTGATGTAGACCGGAATGCCTTTATCAAGCTGACTGGCCTCTCCCGGAAAAAGGCAGATTCCTGTATCCTTCGTTATAACATTAAAAAAATCGTCAAGCTTGGCAGGGCTAGTGAATTCACTTTCTAAGATGTGATTAAACTCATCAGCAACCTACCCACCCTTTCGGGGGCGATGCTCTGTTCGGATGACGGCCTCCCCATTGCACGCGATTTTAATCCCCTCTTACCCGCTGACATGATCGGGGCTTCCCTCTCAGCCTGTTTGAAACAAGCTCAGGATTCACTGAAAGAAACTCCTTATAAGGAAGTCCACTCCATGTCCATCGAGTTAGCAGGCCACTTGATGACTGTATTCCATCAAGGTAAACTTTATCTCGTGGTCCTCCATGATCATGGCCAAATATCCGGACGCATTAATAAAATCGTCAGTGATATCCTTGCGAAATTACCCCAGACATCACTGACCAAGTAATCACCGCCCTTCGATTCATTTCAAAACAAAAAAACCCGCGCAAATTGCGCGGGTTTTTTGTTTGTCGGAAAAAGTGTCAGCCCCTTACTCGGTAATAATTTCCTTGTAGGTTTTGCCAGCCGGAATGAACGGTATCACGTGCTCGGTGAAAGGCACAATAACATCGAGAAGATAGGCTTCTTCAGAATCGAGCATCCTCTGCAAAGCGGCTTTCAAATCACGTTTATGAAAGACACGTTCAGCCTTCACCCCAAACCCTTTGGCGACGGTAATAAAGTCCGGATAAATCGTATGGGGGAAATCCGGGTCTCCCAGATAAGTATGTCCACGGTTTGAATCATAAATATGATCCTCCCACTGCACCACCATTCCCAAATGTTGGTTATTTAAGATAATCGCCTTTGCGGCGATTTTTTCAATATGCGCAGTGGCCAGCTCTTGGATATTCATCATGAAGCTGCCGTCACCATCGATATCGATCACCTGTTTATCAGGACGCCCTACTTTGGCGCCTAATGCGGCGGGATACCCATACCCCATCGAGCCCGCCCCCGCAGACGTGATATAGGAACGGGGATTTTTATAGGTATAAAATTGTCCTGCCCACATTTGATGTTGGCCCACGCCCGTGGTGATGATGGCCTCACCCTTAGTCATTTCACTCAGCAGCTGGATCACATGCTGCTGCATGATCACCTCGCTGATATCGCCCCCGAGGAAATCCTTGATATAAAGATTCGACATCACTTCATCAGTAAGTTTGAATTTCAGCGGGTATTTCGCCTTCCATTCGGCAACTTGCTTATTCCACTCCTCATATTTGCCGGGACGAACCATTTTAATCAATTTGCTCAAGGTCGCTTTCAGGTCGGCATTGATCGGAAAATGGGCGAATTTATTTTTGTTAATTTCGGATGCATCGATATCGATATGGATGATTGTCGCATTCTTGGCGAATTCTTCAAACTTCCCGCACACACGATCATCGAAACGCACACCGATGGCCAAAATCAAATCGGCCTCATTCACAGCGTTATTCGCATACACGGTGCCGTGCATCCCGAGCCATTTTAGTGACAAGGCATGATTTTCAGGAATAGCTCCCACGCCCATGATGGTCGTAGCCACATGAATACCGGTTTTCTCCGCAAATTGCGTGAGTTCCTTGCTAGCATTAGCCGAGATGACCCCACCCCCGCAATAAATCATCGGTTTATTCGCGTGCTCGATAAGCCCCACGACTTCATTTAGGGAAAGTTCATCCGGAGGAGGCGGCAAATGGTAACCACGTAATTCAACTTTATCGGGCCAGATAGGTCGGGTATAGGTCTGTTGGATATTTTTTGGAATATCCACTAAAACGGGACCGGGACGCCCGGAGGAAGCTATATAAAAAGCTTCTTTGATAATCCGGGGAATATCATTGATATCCGTCACGAGATAGCTGTGTTTAACAATCGGAAGGGTCATCCCGAAAACGTCTGTTTCTTGGAATGCTCCACGACCAATCATGTGCTGGGGCACTTGGCCCGTAATCGCCACCATGGGAATCGAGTCCATGAAAGCATCAGCGATACCCGTCAAAAGATTCATCGCTCCCGGCCCACTCGTGGCCATACACACGCCCACCTTACCCGTAGCCCGCGCATATCCTTCTGCTGCAAAGACTCCCCCTTGTTCATGACGGGGAAGGACTGTGCGGATTTTTTTGGAACGTGTGAGCCCTTGATGGAGCTCCATACTGGCGCCACCCGGATAAGCAAAAATGACCTCTACGCCTTCACGCTCTAGGGCCGAGACGACAATGTCGCAGCCGCGCATGGGTTGCTGGAGACGAGCCGACGCGTCTTTTTTCGCCGGAACAGATTTATTACGTAAGGATTTAGTTGCCATATTTTGATTTTATGTTGAAAATTAAACATAACTATCTCATGTCTTGAAGACAAGGGATTTATCTTGGAATATTACCCCTACCAAAGATTTTTATTATGAATAAAAAAATCCTTATTTTTTCTTTTTTGACCCTTTTACTGGTGGCTATTTTAGCAATTGGCGGAGGGTATTTATATTATAAAAAGAAAAAACAGAGCCGAGGCCCAGAAGCCATCCAAGCCCAAGCCCGGGCTACACTGTACTCCGGAAATGTTAATCAATCAGCCGAACTCTGGATCGAATCATCGAGACTGGGGTACATTCCGGAAGCGGACGCATTAGCGATCAGCGAGAAATTACTCGTCACCCCTGTCACCTCCAATCAACAAGCAGCCAGTGCCATGCAGCAAATTGCGCTGATCCTTTCCAGTTCGATTTCCGGAAATATCGATAATGTGAATTTATTGCGCCGGATATCGGATCTGCTGATTCGACAGGGAAAAGCGGCTAATCCTGTGGCTTGGCAAAATCTTGGCGGCTTATGTACCAGTGTCTTGGCAAAAAAGAAGGATTATTTACCCGCACGCCAATATAAAGCGCTGTCTGATTTTTATTCCCGCCAGTGGATCAAGGCTCCTGACAAATCAGTCGTTTTGCTCGGACTCTATAATGACCTAGACATTCCCGAATCACCGACTAACCAAGACAAGGAAATTATCCAAGTGCGGATTCAATCCCTTTTGGCTCTTGCAATGGATGCTGACAAAGACCGTGAAAAAGCATCAAAATTCCAAAAACAAGCCCTTGAAACAGCAGAAAAGGCTACAACCGACCATCCGGACTCCCTGACATTCAAGATTCAAAATTTATCAGTTCAAATCGCCACAGAAAAACTGATCCCCGCCGAGTTTATGGTCAAAATAAATGATCTGGCACAAAAAACGGACTTAGCAAATTGCCCGGTCCAAGAACTCATCGATCTGGGATCATTATTAAAAATGTCCCAGAGGATAAACCCTTCCCAGGATGCACAAATCACGAAGTACTATCAAAAAGTCATATCACTGAATCCTGATAATATCACCCTCAAAGCTGATTACGCCTTGTACCTCTTGCAGTCCGAGAAAAATAATGAGGCATTATCCATGATTCAAGAGACGCTCAACGCCAAAAACCCACTCCCCCCGTTGGAATGGCTCGAACGGAATGTGATTCGTGCCGACGCTGCCTATAAGTATGCGAATTACCTGATCCAAAAGGCCGCTGGCACGCCTGATCAAAAACAAAAGGACGACCTCCTGAATACAATTCCCGGCCTGCTGAGCGACGCAGCCCAAGCCCTGACTCCCTCCCAGCTCGCACTGTTACAGGCGAAAACCGCTTTTATCAAAGGAAACTTCCAGCAAGCCATGAGCCTGGCCGATCAAATCCCTCCCCTCCAAGGGGCAGAGGAAAGTGAACGCCTCTTCCTGGCGGCTGAATCGGCCATTAACCTCGGCCTCATTGGGGATGCCAAAGACCGTTACCGCAAAATAATTATTTCGCAGGGGGTTAATTTCCCCGTGCGCCTGCGGTTCTCACAATTACTCCTGCAAACCAATGAATATGATGTACTGGAGAATCAACTTAACTCCTTTACTGCGGACGAAAAAAACCATCCTGCCGTAAAAGAAATCCAAGCCGATTTCCTGATGAAAAAAGGCAAAAACCTTGAGGCGATTAAAGTCTATGATGATTTATTAAAAGTCACGGCAAACGACCAAAAAGCCTCATTGCTCCAGAAAAAAGCCGCCGCCCAGTCCCGTATCGGAAATCAATCCGCCGCTTTATCGAGTATTAGTGAAATACTTAAATCAAACCCGGCCAGGGTAGAGGCCCTAAAGATATTCATCCTCTTGAGTAATGATCAAGCCGCCTGCCTT from Verrucomicrobiota bacterium includes these protein-coding regions:
- the mazG gene encoding nucleoside triphosphate pyrophosphohydrolase, whose amino-acid sequence is MNEEKRPIDRLLEIMDKLRAPEGCPWDREQNHQTIKKDLIEECYELAEAIDMGDDDMLREELGDLLLQVVFHAQIAKEEGRFDFEAVAKEIGDKLVRRHPHVFGEVRIDNSEAVLKQWDAIKAVEYSGKEGAAQRSSALDGIPRELPTLLKAEKILKKAGKVGFTWKTPEAALAKFEEEAKELEEVIGSSDEAAVKDELGDVLFTLVNMIRLKGYSADDLLAATIRKFDERFRILENHLKEQNQDWDDYSLDEMNKLFKKLRNS
- a CDS encoding helix-hairpin-helix domain-containing protein is translated as MSQTTLDINSCNAEDLSKFTGLSDDISKNVVEFRNSKGAFYHISEILEVPDVDRNAFIKLTGLSRKKADSCILRYNIKKIVKLGRASEFTF
- a CDS encoding roadblock/LC7 domain-containing protein, with protein sequence MIKLISNLPTLSGAMLCSDDGLPIARDFNPLLPADMIGASLSACLKQAQDSLKETPYKEVHSMSIELAGHLMTVFHQGKLYLVVLHDHGQISGRINKIVSDILAKLPQTSLTK
- the ilvB gene encoding biosynthetic-type acetolactate synthase large subunit: MATKSLRNKSVPAKKDASARLQQPMRGCDIVVSALEREGVEVIFAYPGGASMELHQGLTRSKKIRTVLPRHEQGGVFAAEGYARATGKVGVCMATSGPGAMNLLTGIADAFMDSIPMVAITGQVPQHMIGRGAFQETDVFGMTLPIVKHSYLVTDINDIPRIIKEAFYIASSGRPGPVLVDIPKNIQQTYTRPIWPDKVELRGYHLPPPPDELSLNEVVGLIEHANKPMIYCGGGVISANASKELTQFAEKTGIHVATTIMGVGAIPENHALSLKWLGMHGTVYANNAVNEADLILAIGVRFDDRVCGKFEEFAKNATIIHIDIDASEINKNKFAHFPINADLKATLSKLIKMVRPGKYEEWNKQVAEWKAKYPLKFKLTDEVMSNLYIKDFLGGDISEVIMQQHVIQLLSEMTKGEAIITTGVGQHQMWAGQFYTYKNPRSYITSAGAGSMGYGYPAALGAKVGRPDKQVIDIDGDGSFMMNIQELATAHIEKIAAKAIILNNQHLGMVVQWEDHIYDSNRGHTYLGDPDFPHTIYPDFITVAKGFGVKAERVFHKRDLKAALQRMLDSEEAYLLDVIVPFTEHVIPFIPAGKTYKEIITE